The following coding sequences are from one Cygnus olor isolate bCygOlo1 chromosome 2, bCygOlo1.pri.v2, whole genome shotgun sequence window:
- the LOC121066476 gene encoding desmoplakin isoform X1, which translates to MSMNGGSHPRLNTLGRMARADSGTDLRYEMSSHVVGGGGGGTHTHKTYYYQKTYGGDYASDGQNGTCTVSRRQNTIQELLQNCSDCLMRAELIVQPELKYGDGVQIRGNRDLEECFAQANDQMDILDGLIRELRQMNQPCEMYQKRLLQLQEQMRALYKAISVPRARRASSKGGGCYSSQSGSGWDEYTKRVTSECLNWMRQQKSEMELVKWGFDAASIEQQISDHRRTHNAIGDYRWHLDKVKTDLREKAAVHQLEEEYEGLLKYSFERMDQLRQFQNLIQATSREIMWINDCEEEELLYDWSDRNTDIARKQEAFSKRMSELELKEKELNKLKQESDQLVLNQHPASDKIEAYMDTLQTQWSWILQITKCIDVHLKENAAYFQFFEEAQATECYLKNLQDSIRKKFMCDKSMSLQCLLEQIKELENERERILEYKRQVQSLVNKSKKIVQLKPRNPDYRSNKPIILKALCDYKQDLKTVRKGDECILKDNNERSKWLVTGPGGVDMLVPSVSLIIPPPNPLAVDLATKIEQYYEAILALWNQLYINMKSLVSWHYCMIDIEKIRAMTIAKLKTMRKEDYQKIITDLEIHYQEFLRNSQGSEMFGDEDKRKMQTQFTDAQKHYQTLIIQLPNQPRQPQPVIPTETCPVGSSNTIIVNERNRDHDKQEAWLLMELQKLRRQIESSEIRMVQRAPLGVDQGALHDFSVRIQELEGVQNDSQIMAETLNKHKDLLPNFRGCEKYVYLQSEINALFQKLENINGVSAGYLDSLNVLRCLLQLILQTEDVIRVFEVRLSEEETVPLDLDKVEAYRACLKKMKADLNMKKSLLNALENELQKMLQIHSQSCQSYTLYDMDIGKFSDKVTQLIDRWQRAEKQIDNRSWDLERQIKQLKTYRDLYQALCKWICDAKRRQDSIESMKLCDSNTIMRYLHDQKNLHSEICGKRDKVEELLKHADQCSAAIKDYELQVASYSSGLETLLNIPIKKCVVQSPAVLILQEASEAQARYIELLTRSGDYYKFLSEMLKSMEDLKMKATKIELLEEELRLARDSNSETNNKHKFLEQNLQKYQMDISQLKAKLMSLEEMKRQAEMDGNSAKQNLDKCYAQIKDLNDRITRLTYETEDEKRKRKLLEDRYEQQKNDYDQLQKTRQNEKDSLGWQKLESEKVIKEKEYEIERLRVLLQDEGTRKREYENELAKVRNQFSEEMSNLKNKYETEINIKKTTIQQIAAQKDDDAKGLRAQVDRLTRENRDLKDEIVRLNDAILQTTDQRRRAEEDALQHKACSSEVSQQKHQLELELKQIIQLRGEDNSRYKQALEEAASTIQDKTKELERLKVQLQEEAKSRWELENELAKVRNSYDEEIISLKNKYETEINITKTTIHQVTMQKEEDTNNYRAQLDNAMRENRNLCEEIRRLKNTISQTTDNLRKIEENAQQQKAAGSELSQKKQQLEIELKQVIQRHSDESMRYKQSLDDASKTIKERNKEIERVRKLLDVETSQRKEIEDENSQLKRVQFDLQKANTSATETINKLRIQEQELARLKIDYERVSQEKKGRDQESAKFQSTVKDLQIQKHKLEEELCRQNKSVMEETARRKKLEEEIESMRRSLREQSVKITNLTQQIEEVSIVKKRNEDDLRHQREVLDGHVREKQRYMEEIRKYTSDIETLRRQLVQEQEQLKQAHLRYEHLQKTSEEKSKNLNECKIEIERLQSLTENLTKEHLLLEEELRNVRLEYDDLRMVRSEVDEKNTTIAELKNQLQTSSKQTLELQGLINDLQKEREKLRQEIEKFQKQALEASNRIQESKNQYSHIMQERETLLIKMSALEQDKARLQRLEEELTRLKVSLESESRLKQRLESEKQQILNDLNQWKSQHSRTEESIRKIQCEREKSEREKNTLRTEIERLQMEIKRIEERYRCRLEETAVKNQSELESERLRLQREIEKLKQRPYGSHRSTQTEEDFCIDASKLLFSGLRKKITAMQLYECQIIDKVTLDKLLKGQRSVEEVAADIEPYLKGAGAIAGVSVLPRQKYSFVEAKRNQLLTAENAVLLLEAQAATGGVIDPHRNEVLTVDSAIARDLIDFDDREQIYTAEKAITGFKDPFSGKTVPLSEAIKKNLVDRETGIRLLEAQLAVGGVVDPVNSVFLPKDIALSRGLIDKDLYRILNNCQSATKNFIDPTTKKAVTYMQLKEKCRIEPHTGLLLLPVQKRSMSFQGIRQPVSADALLEAGIIKESTRNDLERGAITVEEVSERIIDFLQGSSCIAGIYNEATKEKLGIYQAMKIGLVRPGTALELLEAQAATGFIVDPVSNVRLPVEEAYKRGLVGIEFKEKLLSAERAVTGYKDPETGNIISLFQAMNKELIERGHGIRLLEAQIATGGIIDPKESYRLPVETAYKRGYFNEELNQILSDPSDDTKGFFDPNTEENLTYLQLKERCIKDEATGLCLLPLREKKKVVHTSQKNTLRKRRVVIVDPETNREMSVQEAYSKGLIDYDTYTELAEQECEWEEITITGSDGSSRVVLVDRKTGSQYDIQDAIDKGLVERKFFDQYRSGSLSLTQFADMISCRNGTDEVFRHESVTRSPTVLSVRSSSSMIRSGSFSETMEECSPIAAIFDTENLEKISISEAIQRGIVDSITGQRLLEAQACTGGIICPTTGQRLSLQEAANQGIVDQDMATRLKPAQKAFLGFEGIKGGRKRMSAAEAVKEKWLPYEAGQRFLEFQYLTGGLVDPEVRGRISTEEAIRNGLIDGRAAQKLQDTNSYPKILTCPKTKLKISYKDAMSRSMVEDITGLKLLEAASVSSKGISSPYNVSSAPGSRSGSRSGSRSGSRSGSRRGSFDASATSSYSYSYSTFSSGSVGR; encoded by the exons TCTGAAATGGAGCTAGTGAAATGGGGGTTTGATGCAGCGTCCATTGAGCAACAGATTAGTGACCATAGGAGAACTCATAATGCCATTGGAGACTATCGCTGGCACTTGGACAAAGTCAAAACAGACCTG CGTGAGAAGGCCGCAGTTCATCAGCTGGAGGAAGAATACGAAGGACTGTTG AAATACTCGTTTGAGAGAATGGATCAGCTCCGTCAATTCCAGAACCTCATCCAAGCCACCAGCAGAGAGATCATGTGGATCAATGActgtgaggaagaggagctTCTCTACGACTGGAGTGACAGGAACACAGATATCGCTAGGAAGCAGGAGGCCTTCTCT AAACGTATGAGTGAACTggagcttaaagaaaaagaactcaACAAGCTAAAGCAGGAAAGTGACCAGCTAGTTCTCAACCAGCACCCTGCTTCAGACAAAATTGAG gcCTACATGGATACATTACAAACTCAGTGGAGCTGGATCCTTCAGATCACCAAATGCATTGATGTACATCTGAAAGAGAATGCAGCTTACTTTCAG ttctttGAAGAGGCCCAAGCCACAGAGTGTTATCTGAAGAATTTACAAGACTCCATCAGAAAGAAGTTCATGTGTGATAAGAGCATGTCACTGCAATGCTTGCTGGAGCAGATCAAAGAGCTGGAG AATGAACGGGAGAGAATTCTTGAATACAAGAGGCAAGTGCAGAGTTTGGTGAATAAATCCAAGAAGATTGTGCAGCTGAAGCCACGTAACCCAGACTACCGGAGTAACAAGCCCATTATCCTAAAGGCTTTGTGTGACTACAAACAAGATCTG aaaacagTGCGCAAAGGAGATGAATGCATCCTGAAGGACAATAATGAACGCAGCAAGTGGTTAGTGACTGGCCCTGGAGGAGTGGATATGCTGGTGCCATCTGTTAGTCTTATCATCCCACCACCCAATCCATTAGCAGTGGATCTTGCTACAAA AATTGAACAATACTATGAAGCTATTCTGGCTTTGTGGAATCAGCTGTACATCAACATGAAGAGCCTGGTATCTTGGCATTATTGTATGATTGACATTGAGAAAATCAGAGCGATGACTATTGCTAAG ctgaaaacaatgCGTAAGGAAGATTACCAGAAAATAATAACTGACCTAGAGATTCATTATCAAGAATTCCTCAGGAACAGCCAAGGCTCAGAGATGTTTGGTGATGAAGACAAACGGAAGATGCAGACTCAGTTCACTGATGCTCAGAAGCACTACCAAACCTTGATTATACAACTGCCAAATCAACCGCGGCAGCCGCAACCAG TGATCCCAACTGAGACCTGTCCAGTGGGTTCCTCAAACACCATTATAGTTAATGAGAGAAATCGAGACCATGATAAACAGGAGGCCTGGCTGCTGATGGAGCTTCAGAAACTTCGGCGTCAGATTGAATCTTCAGAGATACGGATGGTTCAAAGAGCTCCACTTGGAGTGGATCAAGGGGCTCTGCATGACTTTTCAGTCAGAATACAGGAATTAGAG GGTGTGCAGAATGACTCTCAAATAATGGCTGAAACCCTCAATAAGCATAAGGACTTGCTGCCTAACTTCAGAGGCTGTGAAAAGTATGTGTACTTGCAATCAGAGATAAATGCCTTATTTCAAAAACTGGAGAATATTAATGGTGTTTCTGCTGGCTACTTAGACAG CTTGAATGTACTGAGGTGTCTGCTCCAGCTTATTCTACAAACAGAGGATGTGATCAGAGTTTTTGAAGTCAGACTGTCTGAAGAGGAGACTGTTCCTTTGGATCTTGATAAAGTGGAGGCTTATCGAGCTTGTCTAAAG aaaatgaaagctgatcTAAACATGAAGAAGTCACTGTTGAATGCCCTTGAAAATGAACTGCAGAAAATGCTTCAGATTCACTCGCAGTCTTGCCAGTCATATACCTTGTATGATATGGACATTGGAAAGTTCTCTGACAAAGTTACCCAACTAATAGACCGCTGGCAGAGGGCTGAAAAGCAGATAGATAACAG atcaTGGGATTTAGAAAGGCAGATCAAACAGCTGAAAACTTACCGAGATCTATATCAGGCTCTTTGCAAATGGATCTGTGATGCCAAGCGCAGGCAGGATTCTATCGAGTCCATGAAGCTGTGTGATTCCAACACTATCATGAGATATCTACATGACCAGAAG AACTTGCACAGTGAAATCTGTGGGAAGCGAGACAAAGTTGAAGAGCTTCTCAAGCATGCAGATCAGTGCTCGGCTGCAATTAAG GATTATGAGCTTCAGGTTGCTTCCTACAGTTCTGGATTAGAAACATTGCTCAACATACCTATCAAGAAGTGTGTGGTTCAGTCTCCTGCAGTGCTGATTCTGCAAGAG gctAGCGAGGCTCAGGCTCGCTACATAGAGCTTCTTACAAGATCAGGAGATTATTACAAATTCTTAAGTGAAATGTTAAAGAGCATGGAGGACTTGAAG ATGAAAGCCACCAAAATTGAACTCCTGGAAGAAGAACTCAGACTTGCCAGGGATTCAAATTCAGAGACAAACAACAAACATAAATTCCTGGAACAAAATCTACAGAAGTACCAGATGGACATTTCTCAGCTCAAAGCAAAGCTGATGAGTTTGGAGGAGATGAAAAGGCAGGCTGAAATGGATGGAAATTCTGCTAAACAAAACCTGGACAAATGCTATGCTCAAATAAAGGATCTAAATGACAGAATAACCAGGTTGACTTACGAGACTGaagatgagaaaaggaaaaggaagttgCTGGAGGACAGATATGAGCAGCAGAAGAATGACTATGaccagctgcagaaaacaagacaaaatgagaaagaCAGCCTTGGTTGGCAAAAATTAGAGTCTGAGAAGGTCATCAAGGAGAAGGAGTACGAGATAGAAAGATTAAGGGTTCTTCTTCAGGATGAAGGCACACGGAAGAGGGAATATGAAAATGAGCTGGCTAAGGTAAGGAACCAGTTTAGCGAGGAGATGAGTAATTTAAAGAACAAGtatgaaactgaaattaatattaagAAGACTACAATCCAGCAGATAGCTGCACAGAAAGATGATGATGCAAAAGGTCTCAGAGCCCAGGTTGACAGACTgacaagagaaaacagagacCTTAAGGATGAGATTGTGAGGCTGAATGATGCCATTCTGCAAACCACAGATCAGCggaggagggcagaggaagaTGCTCTTCAGCACAAGGCTTGCAGTTCTGAGGTGTCACAGCAAAAACACCAGTTAGAGCTGGAGCTGAAACAAATCATTCAGCTTCGTGGTGAAGACAACTCAAGGTACAAGCAGGCTCTTGAGGAGGCTGCCTCTACTATTCAGGATAAAACTAAGGAGCTGGAAAGGCTAAAGGTTCAGCTTCAGGAAGAGGCTAAAAGCCGATGGGAACTTGAAAATGAATTGGCTAAGGTAAGGAACAGTTATGATGAGGAAATAATTAGCTTAAAGAACAAATATGAAACTGAGATTAATATCACAAAGACCACAATTCACCAGGTCACCATGCAAAAGGAAGAGGACACTAATAATTATAGAGCACAGCTTGATAATGCCATGAGAGAAAATAGGAATTTGTGTGAAGAAATTAGGAGACTGAAGAATACAATAAGTCAAACAACAGATAATCTACGGAAAATAGAAGAGAATGCTCAGCAACAGAAGGCAGCTGGCTCAGAGCTTTctcagaagaaacagcagctggagatTGAGCTAAAGCAAGTTATTCAAAGGCACTCTGATGAAAGCATGCGATACAAACAGTCGCTTGATGATGCTTCTAAGACCattaaagagagaaacaaagagatcGAAAGGGTAAGAAAGTTGTTGGATGTAGAAACaagtcaaagaaaagaaatagaggaTGAGAACAGTCAGTTAAAAAGAGTCCAGTTTGacctgcagaaagcaaacacgAGTGCTACTGAGACAATTAACAAGCTGAGGATCCAAGAGCAGGAACTGGCCAGATTGAAAATTGACTATGAAAGAGTTTCGCAGGAGAAAAAAGGCAGGGATCAAGAAAGTGCAAAGTTCCAAAGCACTGTAAAAGACTTGCAGATCCAGAAACATAAGCTGGAAGAGGAACTTTGTAGGCAGAATAAAAGTGTAATGGAAGAGACAGCCAGGAGGAAGAAACTGGAAGAGGAAATAGAAAGCATGAGGAGATCTCTGAGGGAGCAATCAGTCAAAATAACTAATCTCACACAGCAGATAGAGGAAGTGTCTATTGTAAAGAAGAGGAATGAAGATGACCTTAGACACCAAAGAGAAGTATTAGATGGTCAtgtgagagagaagcagagataCATGGAGGAGATAAGAAAATACACATCTGATATTGAGACTTTACGCCGTCAGTTGGTCCAAGAACAGGAGCAATTAAAGCAGGCTCACCTACGATATGAGCACTTACAGAAAACCTCTGAGGAGAAGAGCAAAAACTTGAATGAGTGCAAAATAGAAATTGAAAGGCTTCAGTCTCTCACTGAGAACCTAACCAAGGAACACTTGTTACTGGAAGAAGAGCTGCGAAATGTTAGATTGGAGTATGATGATCTCAGAATGGTCAGAAGTGAAGTTGATGAGAAAAATACTACCATTGCTGAACTAAAGAATCAGCTTCAGACAAGCAGCAAGCAAACCCTGGAACTTCAGGGGTTGATTAATgatttacagaaagaaagggaaaaattgaGACAGGAAATTGAAAAATTCCAAAAGCAGGCTCTAGAG gCTTCCAATAGGATTCAAGAATCCAAAAATCAGTATAGTCACATTATGCAAGAAAGAGAAACCTTGCTGATAAAAATGAGTGCTTTGGAGCAAGACAAAGCCAGGCTGCAGAGATTAGAAGAGGAGCTGACCCGTTTGAAAGTTAGCCTGGAATCAGAGTCTCGTTTGAAGCAACGCCTGGAAAGTGAGAAACAACAAATCCTGAATGACCTCAATCAGTGGAAGAGCCAGCACTCCCGGACGGAGGAATCCATAAGGAAGATCCAgtgtgagagagagaagagcGAGAGGGAGAAGAACACCCTGAGGACTGAGATTGAAAGGCTGCAGATGGAGATTAAACGGATTGAGGAGAGATACCGATGCAGACTGGAAGAGACTGCTGTCAAAAACCAGTCAGAGTTGGAGTCTGAGCGTCTCAGGCTGCAAAGAGAGATTGAGAAACTTAAGCAACGCCCGTATGGGTCTCACAGGTCTACGCAGACTGAGGAAGACTTCTGTATTGATGCCTCCAAGTTGCTGTTCAGTGGGCTGCGGAAGAAGATTACAGCAATGCAGCTGTATGAGTGTCAAATTATAGACAAAGTCACATTGGATAAACTGCTGAAGGGGCAGAGGTCAGTGGAAGAGGTTGCTGCTGACATTGAACCCTATCTCAAAGGGGCAGGTGCTATTGCAGGAGTGTCTGTTTTGCCCAGACAGAAGTACTCCTTTGTTGAGGCCAAACGGAACCAGCTGCTTACAGCAGAAAACGCAGTTCTGCTCTTGGAAGCCCAGGCAGCAACAGGAGGTGTGATAGACCCACACCGCAATGAGGTATTAACTGTGGACAGTGCTATTGCCAGGGATCTGATTGATTTTGATGACAGAGAACAAATTTACACAGCAGAAAAGGCTATTACAGGATTTAAAGATCCTTTCTCAGGCAAAACTGTGCCACTATCTGAAGCCATCAAGAAAAACTTAGTTGACAGAGAAACTGGGATTCGTCTGCTTGAAGCCCAGCTGGCTGTAGGAGGGGTTGTTGATCCTGTCAACAGTGTTTTCCTACCCAAAGATATAGCTTTATCTCGTGGGTTGATTGACAAAGACCTGTACAGGATTCTGAACAACTGCCAAAGCGCTACAAAGAACTTCATTGATCCCACCACCAAAAAGGCAGTCACTTACatgcagctgaaagaaaaatgcaggattGAGCCACATACTGGCTTGCTCCTCCTCCCAGTGCAGAAGAGAAGTATGTCTTTCCAAGGGATCAGGCAGCCTGTCTCAGCAGATGCATTGCTTGAGGCTGGAATTATTAAGGAGTCAACAAGGAATGACTTGGAAAGAGGTGCAATTACAGTGGAAGAAGTGAGTGAGAGAATTATTGATTTCCTTCAGGGCTCTAGTTGTATTGCAGGCATCTACAATGAGGCTACTAAAGAGAAACTTGGCATTTACCAGGCTATGAAAATAGGCTTGGTTAGACCAGGGACAGCCCTTGAACTCCTGGAAGCCCAGGCAGCCACAGGGTTCATAGTGGATCCTGTCAGCAATGTGAGGCTGCCTGTTGAAGAAGCTTACAAAAGAGGTCTTGTTGGAATTGAATTTAAAGAGAAACTTCTCTCTGCTGAAAGAGCTGTCACTGGGTACAAAGACCCAGAAACTGGAAACATCATTTCTCTGTTTCAAGCAATGAACAAAGAGCTCATAGAGAGAGGCCATGGCATTCGTTTGCTGGAGGCCCAGATTGCTACTGGTGGAATCATTGACCCCAAAGAAAGCTACCGCTTGCCAGTAGAGACGGCCTACAAGCGTGGCTACTTCAACGAGGAGCTCAACCAGATCCTCAGTGATCCAAGTGATGACACCAAAGGGTTTTTCGATCCCAATACAGAAGAGAACTTGACCTACttgcagctgaaagaaagaTGCATAAAGGATGAAGCAACAGGTCTCTGCCTTCTACCCttgagagaaaagaagaaggtgGTGCACACCTCACAGAAGAATACCCTTAGGAAGCGCCGGGTTGTCATTGTAGATCCAGAAACAAACAGGGAAATGTCAGTGCAGGAGGCGTACAGCAAAGGCCTCATAGATTATGACACCTATACAGAGCTAGCTGAACAGGAGTGTGAGTGGGAAGAAATAACTATTACAGGATCAGATGGTAGCAGTAGAGTAGTCCTTGTTGACAGGAAAACAGGTAGCCAGTATGATATACAAGATGCTATTGATAAAGGTCTGGTGGAGAGGAAGTTTTTTGACCAGTACCGTTCTGGCAGTTTAAGCCTGACACAGTTTGCAGACATGATTTCCTGCCGTAATGGCACTGATGAGGTGTTTCGGCATGAGTCAGTGACTCGGTCTCCCACAGTGCTGAGTGTCAGGAGTTCTTCCTCGATGATAAGGAGTGGTTCATTCTCAGAGACCATGGAGGAGTGCAGTCCCATTGCAGCCATATTTGACACcgaaaacttggaaaaaatctCCATTTCAGAAGCTATACAGCGGGGCATTGTGGACAGCATCACTGGACAACGGTTGCTTGAAGCCCAGGCCTGCACTGGGGGCATAATATGCCCTACCACAGGCCAGAGGCTTTCCCTTCAGGAAGCTGCCAATCAAGGTATCGTTGATCAGGATATGGCCACACGGCTCAAACCAGCGCAGAAGGCCTTCCTAGGGTTTGAAGGCATAAAGGGTGGACGCAAGAGGATGTCAGCAGCTGAAGCGGTGAAGGAAAAATGGTTGCCTTATGAGGCTGGGCAGCGGTTCCTTGAATTCCAGTACCTCACTGGAGGTCTTGTGGACCCAGAAGTACGTGGAAGAATAAGCACTGAAGAAGCCATTAGGAATGGATTGATTGATGGTCGTGCTGCCCAGAAGTTGCAAGACACAAACAGCTATCCCAAAATTCTGACCTGCCCCAAGACCAAGCTGAAAATATCCTACAAAGATGCAATGAGTCGGTCAATGGTGGAAGACATCACCGGTCTTAAACTCTTGGAAGCAGCCTCTGTTTCATCTAAAGGTATATCCAGTCCCTACAATGTCTCCTCAGCACCTGGCTCTCGCTCTGGCTCTCGCTCTGGCTCACGTTCAGGCTCACGCAGTGGGTCTAGGAGGGGAAGTTTTGATGCATCGGCAACCTCTTCTTATTCTTACTCATACTCAACCTTCAGCAGTGGGTCTGTTGGGCGCTAG